The Candidozyma auris chromosome 1, complete sequence genome includes a region encoding these proteins:
- the BNR1 gene encoding Bnr1p: MNDGIEQHDQHSSLSSPIHSTGQPKKENVFAKGIRKLGRTASRLNLTTQFDQDPSSGSVSPSVRLADPQSTSPDDEFQSIGYNAVSDATEPTHVRYLPRKDSFTVSDSPHRASLGSGEVRTELKAPTLPPLQTIAINEWKEGMSPISSAQSPITARSPTRNQFQLEDKTMNAGSSIMSSANDSSASFGSLDPKPRSSSLLESHIPRSHSISGSTTEIPANSIIKLGPPAPLYTQPKVRSKSSSNSLSSKAIISNPLHSFHVVTSNINQMPEPAVVEHLFQKLLSIRVFPEDSFKTTSLKRKWELLLSEGETNAAFDLPQLIEEAAVSVETADTKPITQFKSNQSSRNSSTSYQKERQSDSSNRSSHHSNTSPMLMASNAKKGSPIWFIRQILHDALPVKDIKKLEKKLISLNKWVKEFRELQGESALSNLLKRLNQKSIKSNNEFEKEKLICKCLKALLATDPSVEEGSKIKLPLNLIIQEHLQAIKSLPFSLLSPSIETRTLATELLIYLTHFGQFNFFPHLLDEFRKLQDKYLMFVRFQPWMNALETTLDQHFQTAKQHRSEHEELFKEYLLVTIIFINQLLECCEKTRDRVILRKELSDSRFDEILGKIKNISDDKLARHIAHFNRLAEGDYSEFLMEKSFRLESEEDSESFGSHFSDLPVKGYAPLDTDFEAGNENVHMSSLLDKVRLIKKSKTAPESKRSLALLNTIADHLVDDSFGVARSDTGLNVTLEKLIDRLETDDTARRAVMEVEALKKQIIEMKENKVPTHHFEMKDDNGRIKLLESEIQKSEDTVATQRKSISLLSNTIKRLETEIQRLKKSNDLGKGHFSRSALSSATSASDSTTQGEEAERKGVVLGELEYKLARQKSRSGLKKSKVTNNLWSHLGEQKGTDDLNLNQSLSGATVDSIDRATSLPKEFPNLKKLCDSTGSDEMKADTKLPPPPPPPAPPSLPSFLQAAVASNGTPSVPSPISAPPPPPPPPPLPPMLADQKNSLPPPPPPLPSFMADSGDATNSGPPPPPPLPGFMSASDKESSVPPPPCPSGSFSPAMTDDHHQNHGQSEAGDEAASRRKSAVKLKTVHVHNVHDTNSTVWADIKKFDIQEVLETQDAYSEVQTHFKVRELPKKKALDVNAAKKRVKVQTLIPRDIAHQFGIYLHMYNNLTAEDLILKILHCDKDIMDNISVLEFFNLDLFNDFSESKFRNFAPYAKDLADPNSTPAKPPDELERADKVFLEIYNMRQYWKSRSRAVLVTQTHKKEFEDLNAKLIMIERTVYAIRESDNLKHVLGLILEVVNYMNDEAKQASGFKLDTLQRLKFLKDNSNTMTFLHYVERIVRNKFPDWGSFVDELNILNQIHNINVEQIEKDCEEYERNIRNVLDSLERGNLSDSTMFHPEDRVLQFIRRPLIVAKENAIQVSEKLRKTMEHHTQLMNYFDENPDDSNSRNSFFSKFAAFVTQFKQVHAENVQREEEERAYELKKQAIQRKEHMKKSSGKNRTEPSKEQLSEALGKSSAKDNVVVNHEEDDEDDADDNDKPGNRAAVDELLRQLKSGPMRDKSKARERKTKALNQARNQEVADKNIEPLSDQVYDSVNYLKRRMTDRRKSSDKASEPEEVDYVMLRARSMLHRLRSTPDVLEATGDLSSQPGERVDLASDSTEEVAQDEIENVSDEAAKEIIVISSSEGRPESESDAQKPVLSASKPDQIVVSSKLEAVKEES, encoded by the coding sequence ATGAATGATGGCATCGAGCAGCATGATCAGCACCTGCTGCTATCTCTGCCTATACACTCGACCGGACAGcccaagaaagaaaatgtATTTGCCAAAGGGATCAGGAAGCTAGGACGAACGGCGTCTAGACTAAATTTGACCACTCAGTTCGACCAGGACCCGCTGTCGGGTTCCGTTTCGCCTCTGGTTAGGCTTGCTGACCCACAGAGTACATCTCCTGATGACGAGTTCCAGTCGATAGGGTACAATGCTGTTTCTGATGCTACAGAACCCACCCATGTCAGGTACTTGCCCAGAAAGGACTCTTTCACCGTTTCTGACCTGCCCCATAGAGCTTCACTTGGCTCTGGAGAGGTTCGGACTGAATTGAAAGCTCCTACATTACCACCATTGCAAACGATTGCCATCAATGAATGGAAAGAGGGAATGTCACCCATTCTGTCTGCTCAGAGTCCCATCACTGCCAGATCTCCAACCAGAAACCAATTCCAATTGGAAGATAAGACCATGAATGCTGGTAGTTCTATTATGAGTTCAGCTAACGATAGTTCTGCCAGCTTCGGCTCGCTTGATCCCAAGCCCAGATCGTCTAGTCTCCTTGAATCCCACATTCCACGTTCCCACAGCATAAGCGGCTCTACTACGGAGATTCCCGCAAACAGCATAATCAAACTTGGACCCCCTGCACCACTATATACCCAGCCTAAGGTGCGTTCCAAATCGAGCTCCAACTCATTGAGCTCCAAAGCCATAATATCTAATCCATTGCATTCATTTCACGTCGTCACGTCCAACATCAATCAGATGCCTGAGCCTGCTGTGGTTGAgcatctttttcaaaagctaCTCTCCATCAGAGTGTTTCCGGAGGATTCCTTCAAAACAACTTCTCTCAAGCGCAAATGGGAGCTCCTTTTGAGTGAGGGCGAGACCAACGCCGCCTTTGATCTACCTCAATTAATCGAAGAAGCCGCAGTATCCGTTGAAACTGCGGACACGAAACCAATCACACAATTCAAGTCTAATCAATCGAGCAGGAACAGCTCAACCTCCTACCAGAAAGAACGTCAATCCGACTCATCTAATCGATCCTCACATCACTCAAACACATCGCCAATGTTGATGGCTTCTAATGCAAAAAAAGGTTCCCCCATATGGTTTATTCGTCAAATCTTGCATGACGCTCTCCCTGTTAAGGATATTAAGAAATTggaaaaaaagctcatcagcCTAAACAAGTGGGTTAAAGAGTTTCGAGAGCTTCAAGGTGAGTCTGCATTGTCTAATCTTCTCAAACGGCTCAATCAAAAAAGTATCAAGTCCAATaatgaatttgaaaaagagaagttgataTGCAAGTGTCTCAAAGCCCTTTTGGCCACCGATCCGTCAGTTGAAGAGGGGTCTAAAATCAAACTTCCACTCAACTTGATTATCCAAGAGCATCTTCAGGCTATCAAGAGCCTTCCATTCTCTTTGCTCTCTCCCAGTATCGAGACAAGAACTTTGGCAACCGAATTGCTTATTTATTTAACACATTTTGGGCAATTTAACTTCTTTCCTCACCTCTTGGACGAGTTTAGGAAACTCCAAGACAAGTATTTGATGTTTGTTCGATTTCAGCCCTGGATGAATGCTTTGGAAACTACACTTGATCAGCATTTTCAAACCGCCAAACAGCATCGTTCAGAGCACGAGGAACTCTTCAAGGAGTACCTTCTAGTCACTATaatcttcatcaatcaactccttgaaTGCTGTGAGAAAACGCGAGACAGAGTCATTCTAAGAAAAGAGCTTTCTGACAGCAGGTTTGATGAGATTCTCGGCAAAATTAAAAATATCAGCGATGACAAGCTAGCAAGACATATTGCCCACTTTAATCGACTAGCTGAGGGTGACTATTCGGAGTTTTTGATGGAAAAACTGTTCAGATTAGAGTCAGAGGAAGACAGTGAATCTTTTGGGTCACATTTCAGCGATCTTCCTGTCAAAGGTTATGCCCCCCTTGATACAGACTTCGAAGCTGGTAATGAAAATGTACACATGAGTAGTCTTTTGGATAAGGTGAGGTTGATAAAGAAATCCAAAACAGCTCCTGAATCGAAAAGGTCCcttgctcttctcaatACCATAGCAGATCACTTGGTGGATGACAGTTTTGGAGTAGCTAGATCCGATACTGGTCTCAATGTTACTTTAGAAAAACTCATTGATCGTTTGGAGACAGATGATACCGCTCGTCGTGCTGTGATGGAAGTGGAagctttgaaaaagcaaatcatagagatgaaggagaataAAGTTCCCACTCATCACTTCGAAATGAAGGATGACAATGGCCGCATCAAGTTGTTAGAGAGTGAGATTCAAAAACTGGAGGATACAGTTGCAACCCAAAGAAAGCTGATCAGCTTGTTGCTGAACACTATTAAGCGGCTTGAGACAGAAATTCAGCGCTTGAAGAAATCCAATGATTTAGGAAAGGGACATTTTTCTCGATCAGCGTTGTCTTCAGCGACTTCTGCATCCGATTCGACAACACAAGgcgaagaagcagagagaAAGGGAGTTGTGCTTGGCGAGCTTGAATACAAATTGGCGAGACAGAAGTCAAGGAGTGGACTCAAGAAATCCAAGGTTACCAATAATCTCTGGTCGCATCTAGGAGAGCAGAAGGGAACAGACGATTTGAATCTAAATCAATCTCTCTCGGGCGCTACAGTTGATTCCATCGACAGAGCAACATCTCTACCCAAAGAGTTTCCAAACCTTAAAAAACTCTGTGATTCAACCGGAAGTGATGAGATGAAGGCCGATACTAAACTTCCTCCCCCTCCGCCACCTCCTGCCCCTCCCCTGCTCCCATCTTTCCTCCAAGCTGCTGTCGCTTCAAATGGCACACCCTCAGTGCCATCTCCGATACTggctcctccacctccGCCTCCACCCCCGCCGTTACCACCAATGCTAGCGGATCAGAAAAACTCTCTccctcctccacctcctccattGCCATCCTTCATGGCTGATTCTGGCGATGCAACTAATTCAGGGCCTCCCCCGCCACCGCCATTACCAGGTTTCATGTCTGCGAGTGATAAAGAATCTAGTGTCCCTCCACCTCCGTGTCCTTCTGGGCTGTTCTCTCCTGCTATGACTGAtgatcatcatcaaaaccaTGGTCAAAGCGAAGCTGGTGATGAAGCTGcatcaaggagaaaacTGGCAGTGAAGCTTAAGACGGTTCACGTTCACAACGTTCATGACACAAACTCTACAGTGTGGgctgacatcaagaagttcgaCATTCAAGAGGTTTTGGAGACTCAAGATGCTTACAGTGAAGTTCAGACGCATTTCAAAGTGAGGGaattgccaaagaagaaggcccTAGATGTGAATgctgcaaagaagagagtgaAGGTCCAAACTCTCATTCCAAGAGATATCGCACACCAATTTGGCATTTACTTGCACATGTACAATAATTTGACGGCTGAAGACTTGATACTCAAGATTTTACACTGCGATAAGGATATCATGGATAATATAAGTGTGCTTgagttcttcaacttggacttgttcAACGATTTCTCGGAGTCTAAATTTAGGAACTTTGCTCCGTATGCTAAAGATCTCGCTGACCCAAACTCAACGCCAGCCAAACCTCCGGATGAACTCGAACGGGCCGATAAAGTCTTTCTAGAGATTTATAACATGAGACAATACTGGAAGTCTCGCTCAAGGGCGGTTCTTGTGACTCAGACTCACAAAAAAGAGTTCGAGGATCTTAATGCCAAGCTCATAATGATAGAAAGAACAGTGTACGCTATCAGAGAAAGCGACAATTTGAAGCACGTCTTGGGATTGATATTGGAAGTTGTGAACTACATGAACGACGAAGCAAAACAGGCCCTGGGCTTCAAGCTAGATACCTTGCAGAGattgaaatttttgaaggataACTCTAACACGATGACCTTCCTTCATTATGTTGAGCGAATCGTTAGGAACAAATTTCCAGATTGGGGATCCTTTGTTGACGAACTCAACATCTTAAATCAAATCCATAATATCAATGTCGAGCAAATCGAAAAAGATTGTGAAGAATACGAGAGAAACATTCGCAATGTTCTTGACTCGTTGGAAAGGGGTAATTTGAGCGACTCAACAATGTTTCATCCTGAGGATAGAGTTCTCCAATTTATCAGACGTCCACTCATTGTGGCAAAGGAAAATGCTATTCAAGTCTCTGAGAAACTCCGGAAAACCATGGAGCATCATACTCAATTGATGAATTACTTCGACGAGAATCCTGACGATAGCAACAGCAGGaactctttctttctgaaatTTGCGGCTTTTGTTACCCAATTCAAGCAAGTGCATGCCGAAAATGtccaaagagaagaggaggagagaGCGTACGAATTAAAAAAACAGGCCATTCAACGAAAAGAACACATGAAAAAATCTTCTGGGAAGAATAGAACTGAGCCATCTAAAGAGCAACTTAGCGAGGCTCTTGGCAAGTCTTCCGCAAAAGATAATGTCGTGGTTAATCatgaggaagatgatgaggatgacgCAGATGATAACGATAAACCTGGGAACCGCGCTGCCGTTGACGAATTATTGCGTCAACTAAAATCGGGGCCCATGAGAGACAAGAGCAAAGCGAGAGAACGCAAAACGAAGGCCCTCAATCAGGCTCgcaatcaagaagttgctgaCAAGAATATAGAGCCACTTTCAGATCAAGTCTATGACAGCGTGAACTATTTGAAGCGCCGCATGACGGATCGAAGGAAGTCCAGTGACAAGGCATCCGAGCCAGAAGAGGTGGATTATGTCATGTTGAGAGCTAGGAGTATGCTACACCGCTTGAGAAGTACACCTGACGTCTTGGAGGCTACAGGGGACTTAAGCTCCCAGCCTGGTGAGAGGGTGGATCTCGCATCTGATTCAACTGAAGAGGTGGCAcaagatgaaattgaaaacgTCAGTGATGAGGCTGCAAAGGAGATCATTGTAATCAGTTCCTCCGAGGGTAGGCCAGAAAGTGAGTCTGACGCGCAGAAGCCAGTATTGAGCGCTTCAAAACCGGATCAGATTGTAGTAAGCTCGAAACTCGAAGCTGTAAAGGAAGAGTCTTAG
- the MIS12 gene encoding Mis12p, whose translation MLTRFSRTWQLTARKQLHSTPRYLDAVVVSGTKLAKSIKHQVAQKVIEYNREQFPTLELPLTNEDISFEQLSFTPQLTIIQVGSRPDSTAYVRSKLKAARSSNIQSKLLHFDENFTEEELLEEVDRLNKDPKVNGILIQLPLPKHINETLVTNAVATEKDVDGFDRFNVGELSKRGGQPKFKPCTPNGIMELIKTTGIQLRGKSAVVIGRSDIVGTPVAAMLRNEDCTVTVCHRYTYDLPSVVRGADIVVAAVGIPEYVKADWIKEGAIVIDVGINYKDDSSAKNGKKLVGDVDYAEVAKKASYITPVPGGVGPMTVAMLCSNVYDAAIAQAKRAHDHKFKPLLLEVKRPVPSDIAISRAQKPKKITKVAQELGILEAELEQYGHYKAKVDPKKVSDRLDEQLEGDSTSRGHFVLVAGITPTPLGEGKSTTTIGLTQALGAHLGYNSIANVRQPSMGPTFGVKGGAAGGGYAQVIPMDEFNMHLTGDIHAISAAQNLLCAAVDTRMFHEATSKTTKGFYKRLVPAKKGKRSFTKQMLARLEKLGIQKTNPDDLTDEEIEKFAKLNIEPESITIKRVVDCNDRFVREITLGQGKNEASKYPPRVSGFDITVASEIMAILALSTSLKDLRERVGKIVVGTQKDTGVAITAEDIGCAGAITALLKDAIKPNLMQTLEGTPVFVHAGPFANISIGASSVIADRLALKLTSPANPINNGKKGFVITEAGFDFTMGGERFFNIKCRAAGVSPDTVVLVATSRALKLHGGASDVKPGQELPQEYTTENLEYLRKGCANLAKQIANIKQYNVPVVVAINEFETDSKNELRLIQEEALAAGADYAVASSHWAEGGSGALKLAEAVANAAAKHETTEQTFLYDVNSSVEDKLLQIASKMYGAKAIELSPLAKKQIETYTKQGFDKLPICIAKTQYSLSHDPSLKGVPTGFTVPIREVRCSAGAGYLYALAAEIMTIPGLPTHAGFMNVEVNDEGEIEGLF comes from the coding sequence ATGTTGACTAGGTTCTCCAGAACGTGGCAGTTGACTGCCCGCAAACAGCTACATTCGACTCCAAGATATCTTGATGCCGTTGTCGTTTCCGGTACCAAGCTCGCCAAGTCCATAAAGCATcaagttgctcaaaaagTTATTGAGTACAACCGTGAGCAGTTTCCCACTCTTGAGTTACCCTTAACTAATGAGGACATCTCTTTTGAGCAACTCTCGTTTACACCTCAATTAACCATCATCCAAGTCGGTCTGAGACCTGATTCTACTGCTTACGTGCGGTCGAAGCTCAAAGCTGCTCGCTCCTCCAATATCCAGCTGAAACTCTTGCactttgatgaaaatttCACTGAGGAAGAATTGCTTGAGGAAGTTGACCGCTTAAACAAGGACCCCAAGGTGAATGGAATTTTAATTCAGCTTCCCTTGCCAAAGCACATCAACGAAACTTTGGTTACAAATGCTGTTGCGACTGAAAAAGACGTGGATGGCTTCGACAGATTCAACGTGGGTGAGCTTTCGAAGCGTGGTGGTCAGCCAAAATTCAAACCATGCACACCTAACGGTATCATGGAGTTGATTAAGACCACTGGTATTCAGTTGCGTGGTAAGTCAGCAGTTGTAATTGGTCGTTCGGACATTGTGGGTACTCCTGTTGCTGCCATGTTGAGAAACGAAGACTGTACTGTAACTGTTTGTCATCGTTACACATACGACTTGCCCTCTGTTGTTCGCGGTGCTGACATCGTCGTGGCTGCTGTGGGTATTCCCGAGTACGTCAAGGCAGATTGGATTAAGGAGGGTGCTATCGTCATCGATGTGGGTATCAACTACAAGGACGACTCTTCTGCCAAGAATGGTAAGAagcttgttggtgatgttgacTATGCCGAGGTCGCCAAGAAGGCCTCGTACATCACGCCAGTTCCTGGTGGAGTTGGCCCAATGACTGTTGCTATGTTGTGCTCTAACGTTTACGATGCTGCCATCGCCCAAGCAAAGCGTGCCCATGACCACAAGTTCAAacctctccttcttgaagtcaagcGTCCTGTTCCTCTGGACATTGCCATTTCTCGTGCCcagaagccaaagaagataaCCAAGGTCGCTCAGGAGTTGGGAATTTTAGAAGCTGAACTCGAACAGTATGGTCACTACAAGGCCAAGGTCGATCCTAAGAAGGTTTCTGATCGCTTGGATGAGCAGCTCGAAGGTGACTCCACCTCTCGTGGTCattttgttcttgttgctggtATCACCCCTACTCCTTTGGGGGAAGGTAAGTCCACCACTACTATTGGATTGACTCAGGCTCTTGGCGCCCACTTGGGCTATAACTCTATTGCCAACGTTCGTCAGCCTTCCATGGGTCCAACATTTGGTGTCAAGggtggtgctgctggtggtggttACGCTCAGGTCATCCCCATGGATGAATTCAATATGCACTTGACTGGTGATATCCACGCCATCTCCGCTGCCCAGAACTTGTTGTGCGCTGCTGTGGATACCCGTATGTTTCATGAGGCCACTTCAAAGACTACCAAGGGCTTTTACAAGCGTTTGGTGCCAGCCAAGAAAGGAAAGCGTCTGTTCACCAAGCAGATGTTGGCCCGCTTGGAAAAGTTGGGCATCCAGAAGACCAACCCAGATGACTTGACGGATGAAGAGATCGAAAAATTTGCCAAACTCAACATTGAACCCGAATCTATCACAATTAAGCGTGTTGTCGACTGTAACGACAGATTTGTGCGTGAAATCACCCTTGGTCAAGGTAAGAACGAAGCGTCAAAATACCCACCTCGTGTGTCTGGCTTTGACATCACCGTTGCCTCTGAAATCATGGCCATTTTGGCCTTATCCACCTCTCTTAAGGACTTAAGAGAACGTGTTGGTAAGATTGTCGTTGGTACTCAGAAAGATACTGGAGTTGCCATCACTGCCGAAGACATTGGATGCGCTGGTGCCATCACtgctcttttgaaggatgcCATCAAGCCGAACTTGATGCAGACCCTCGAGGGTACTCCGGTGTTTGTCCATGCTGGTCCATTTGCTAACATCTCCATTGGTGCCTCTTCTGTCATTGCTGACAGATTGGCATTAAAATTGACCTCTCCTGCCAACCCAATTAACAATGGCAAGAAGGGTTTTGTGATCACTGAAGCCGGGTTTGACTTCACCATGGGTGGTGAACGTTTCTTCAATATCAAGTGTCGTGCTGCTGGTGTATCACCTGACACCGTTGTTCTCGTTGCCACTTCAAGAGCATTGAAGTTGCATGGTGGCGCCTCTGACGTTAAGCCTGGCCAGGAGTTGCCTCAGGAGTACACCACTGAAAACTTGGAGTATTTGAGGAAGGGTTGCGCCAACTTGGCTAAGCAAATTGCCAATATCAAGCAATACAACGTTCCGGTGGTTGTTGCCATCAACGAGTTCGAGACTGACAGCAAGAATGAACTTCGTCTTATTCAAGAAGAGGCATTGGCCGCTGGTGCCGACTACGCTGTTGCATCTTCTCACTGGGCTGAGGGTGGTTCCGGTGCCCTCAAGTTGGCTGAAGCAGTCGCCAATGCAGCTGCTAAGCACGAGACCACTGAGCAAACTTTCTTGTATGATGTGAACTCGTCTGTCGAGGACAAGTTGTTGCAAATTGCATCGAAGATGTACGGCGCCAAGGCTATTGAATTGTCTCCATTGGCCAAAAAGCAGATTGAGACTTACACCAAGCAGGGATTTGACAAGTTACCCATTTGCATTGCAAAGACCCAATACTCCCTTTCGCATGACCCAAGCTTGAAGGGTGTGCCAACGGGCTTCACCGTGCCAATCAGAGAGGTAAGATGTAGTGCCGGTGCCGGATACTTGTACGCCTTGGCCGCCGAGAT